The following are encoded in a window of Arthrobacter sp. NicSoilB4 genomic DNA:
- a CDS encoding GntR family transcriptional regulator: protein MSAGITVDLGSATPPYEQIRAQISSLIALGTLAPGTRLPTVRSLAADLGIAAGTVARAYKELEQSGLIETRRRNGTVVAGTPTAGIPPEAPAPEAVAGEVTAAVDRYIAEGRQAGFDDTALLAILRTRLSQQDK from the coding sequence GTGAGCGCAGGGATCACAGTGGACCTGGGTTCGGCCACACCGCCGTACGAACAGATCCGGGCGCAGATCTCCTCACTGATCGCGCTCGGAACTCTGGCGCCGGGCACCCGGCTGCCGACGGTACGGAGCCTCGCAGCGGACCTCGGCATCGCGGCCGGGACCGTCGCCCGGGCCTATAAGGAGCTCGAACAGTCGGGGCTGATCGAAACCCGGCGCCGCAACGGCACGGTGGTCGCCGGGACGCCGACGGCGGGGATCCCGCCCGAAGCCCCGGCACCGGAGGCTGTCGCAGGCGAGGTGACCGCCGCCGTCGACCGCTACATTGCGGAAGGCCGCCAAGCGGGATTCGACGACACCGCGTTGCTGGCAATCCTGCGGACGAGGCTCAGCCAGCAAGACAAATAA
- a CDS encoding thymidylate synthase: protein MSIPTPYEDLLRDVLEHGTHKSDRTGTGTLSVFGRQMRFDLSKSFPLVTTKRVHFKSVAVELLWFLRGDTNVKWMQDQGVTIWNEWADAVGELGPVYGVQWRSWPTPDGGHIDQIAELIENLRTNPDSRRHIVSAWNVAELKDMALPPCHAFFQFYVADGKLSCQLYQRSADTFLGVPFNIASYALLTCMIAQQTGLEPGEFVWTGGDVHIYDNHMDQVLKQLARAPYEYPQLKITRKPDSIFDYTLDDFEVVGYQHHPTIKAPIAV from the coding sequence GTGAGCATTCCAACGCCTTATGAAGACCTGCTGCGCGATGTCCTGGAACACGGCACGCACAAATCGGACCGTACCGGGACGGGAACCCTGAGTGTGTTCGGCCGCCAGATGCGCTTCGACCTCAGCAAAAGCTTCCCCCTGGTCACCACGAAGCGCGTGCACTTCAAGTCCGTCGCCGTAGAGCTGCTCTGGTTCCTCCGCGGCGACACGAACGTGAAATGGATGCAGGACCAGGGCGTCACCATCTGGAACGAATGGGCTGACGCCGTGGGTGAACTCGGCCCGGTCTACGGCGTCCAGTGGCGCTCCTGGCCGACTCCCGACGGCGGCCACATCGACCAGATCGCCGAGCTCATCGAGAACCTCAGGACGAATCCCGATTCACGCCGGCACATCGTCTCGGCCTGGAACGTCGCCGAACTCAAGGACATGGCCCTCCCGCCCTGCCACGCGTTCTTCCAGTTCTACGTGGCCGACGGGAAGCTCTCCTGCCAGCTCTACCAGCGGTCCGCCGACACCTTCCTGGGCGTGCCGTTCAACATCGCCTCCTACGCTTTGCTGACCTGCATGATTGCCCAGCAGACCGGACTGGAACCGGGCGAATTCGTCTGGACCGGCGGCGACGTCCACATCTACGACAACCACATGGACCAGGTCCTCAAGCAGCTCGCCCGCGCCCCCTACGAGTACCCGCAGCTCAAAATCACCCGCAAGCCGGACTCCATCTTCGATTACACCCTCGATGACTTCGAGGTGGTCGGCTACCAGCACCACCCGACGATTAAGGCCCCGATAGCCGTATGA